In Mytilus galloprovincialis chromosome 1, xbMytGall1.hap1.1, whole genome shotgun sequence, the following are encoded in one genomic region:
- the LOC143080328 gene encoding tyrosinase-like protein 2, translating to MFHVLFFFLFALLNQTVLKGEDIHCIMLSEINFADCNQDLADVYFCSLTKEQQDWVYSLWKAALEDRSTPIRKRREIRTLTEEERETFFSALNKLKNDTTVKPNKFDTLALIHSNRTLCSAHRGSNFLGWHRIYLLLFETAIREQDNSVTLPYWDSVLDNQNITDSRDTVIFTDKFLGNGDGIVDSGPFKHWIDINNCPLQRKVSRIDHTELPSPDIINMIENDNKVRHVADVIDHLGKAEQLLTIEGQHNLPHEWIGGTMDILNSSARDPTFILHHAFIDYVWEKFRQKQERLGENPEYYPSLGKTSETDKYNLTAFHNATNVMACFPWMENKDGYRSDYVGILYEYEESPKCPDCGKSKYITCNDKLNRCIGIVPTESEEENRSPWGTIVGIIIGGILLCLIIVSLILRPKTSLSRSGYSSL from the exons ATGTTTcatgttctttttttctttctgtttgcTCTTTTAAATCAGACAGTTTTAAAAGGCGAAGACATTCATTGTATAATGTTGAGTGAAATCAATTTTGCCGATTGTAATCAGGACTTGGCAGATGTGTATTTTTGTTCATTAACTAAAGAACAACAGGATTGGGTGTATTCACTTTGGAAAGCTGCTCTTGAAGACCGGTCAACACCAATTCGAAAACGTCGTGAAATACGCACACTGACTGAAGAGGAACGTGAAACTTTTTTCAGTGCTcttaataaattgaaaaatgacaCG ACAGTTAAACCAAATAAATTTGACACCCTGGCGTTGATTCACAGTAATCGTACGTTATGTTCAGCCCATCGTGGTTCTAATTTCCTTGGATGGCACCGGATCTACCTTTTGCT GTTTGAGACAGCAATTCGAGAACAAGATAACTCTGTAACATTACCTTATTGGGATTCTGTACTCGATAATCAAAATATTACTGACTCAAGGGACACTGTTATTTTCACCGATAAATTTCTAGGAAATGGCGATGGAATTGTTGATTCTGGTCCTTTTAAACATTGGATAGATATAAATAATTGTCCATTACAACGTAAAGTAAGTCGAATTGATCATACCGAATTGCCATCCCCTGATATAATCAACATGATTGAAAACGATAATAAAGTACGCCATGTTGCAGATGTTATAGATCACTTGGGGAAAGCGGAACAATTACTAACAATAGAAGGTCAACATAACCTTCCTCACGAATGGATCGGAGGGACGATGGACATTCTGAACAGTTCAGCTAGAGACCCGACATTCATTTTACACCATGCTTTCATAGACTACGTGTGGGAAAAATTTAGACAAAAGCAAGAGCGACTTGGAGAGAACCCGGAATATTATCCGTCTTTGGGGAAAACCTCTGAAACTGACAAGTATAACTTGACAGCCTTCCACAATGCCACCAACGTTATGGCTTGTTTTCCTTGGATGGAGAACAAGGATGGGTATCGGAGTGACTATGTTGGAATCTTGTATGAATATGAAGAGTCGCCAAAATGTCCAGACTGTGGCAAGTCTAAATATATAACCTGTAATGATAAACTCAACAGATGCATTGGTATTGTTCCGACGGAATCTGAGGAGGAAAATAGGTCACCTTGGGGTACCATAGTAGGCATAATCATCGGCGGAATACTATTATGCCTAATCATTGTTTCATTAATACTCAGGCCAAAGACAAGTCTTTCCCGTAGTGGCTACTCAAGTT